The following are encoded together in the Kwoniella europaea PYCC6329 chromosome 1, complete sequence genome:
- a CDS encoding CDP-diacylglycerol-serine O-phosphatidyltransferase produces MSLSEEKKKALQQYKNDDGHFSLVRNFRLADLITIMNGVCGTLSILSSARYLILASNLKTPPAEAISTLYFAHLLPILGFGFDALDGKVARWMGGGSMLGQEMDSLADLVSFGVAPATLAFTLGLRTPLDTLALLLFVSCGLARLARFNATVALIPSDASGKSKYFEGLPIPSSLFLTSMMAFWVKKDWYAGAQHGLSDVPFGKVLLWGDKGGYGEVHVAAAIFAVWGAMMVSKTLRVS; encoded by the exons ATGTCGCTCTCagaggagaaaaagaaagcTTTACAGCAATacaagaatgatgatggcCATTTCTCCCTTGTCCG TAATTTCCGACTCGCCGACttgatcaccatcatgaACGGAGTGTGCGGTACACTCTCCATCCTTTCCTCTGCTCGATACCTAATCTTAGCATCTAACCTCAAGACTCCCCCTGCCGAGGCCATCTCTACACTCTACTTCGCACACTTGCTCCCAATCTTGGGATTCGGGTTCGACGCTTTAGACGGGAAAGTAGCTAGGTGGATGGGTGGAGGATCAATGTTAGGTCAAGAGATGGATTCCTTAGCCGATCTAGTTTCTTTCGGTGTGGCCCCCGCAACTCTCGCTTTCACCTTAGGTCTCAGAACACCTTTGGACACTTTGGctttgttgttgttcgtTTCATGTGGATTGGCAAGATTGGCAAGATTCAACGCTACCGTCGCTCTCATCCCTTCGGACGCTTCTGGCAAATCAAAATACTTCGAAGGACTTCCTATCCCCTCGAGTTTATTTTTGACTTCCATGATGGCCTTTTGGGTTAAGAAAGATTGGTACGCCGGTGCCCAACATGGTTTATCGGATGTACCGTTCGGTAAAGTTCTGTTGTGGGGTGATAAAGGTGGTTATGGCGAGGTTCATGTAGCCGCTGCTATCTTTGCGGTCTGGGGAGCTATGATGGTCAGTAAGACcttgagggtgagttga
- a CDS encoding phenylalanine-tRNA ligase yields MTSRLAPRLLASASQLLSCSNIRPVPLIRHQYRNRYQSTVSTPDSYKINGLTYPKDTYSNIPSSILDKLDRNLHLLPSHPISILRQIVEDHFASYTPLVPSSAVVSVHQNFDELGFPPDHPGRSLTDSYYINNEYMLRTHTSAHEVESYKKGLDKWLLSADVYRRDEIDSSHYPVFHQMEGTHIWQNDDLHTLPALNAELEERLKECNILIEDETTISPSNPYQPHHDPIHAEQITKHLKHSLNSLIFRLFGHHASKAGAEPLRVRWIEAYFPFTTPSYEVEVYWNGQWLELLGCGVVMQKTLDLSGVSNKSGWAFGLGLERLSMVLFSIPDIRLFWTSDPRFSTQFKQGEISTFQPYSKYPPCYKDMSFWLPTSVDTSAKEHGAAAAGGKLPPGGPGGEGRKKTFHENDYCEIVRDVAGDLIESVTLIDEFTHPKTNRKSKCYRLNYRHMDRNLSNEEVNELQEQVQKRVVQEMGIEMR; encoded by the exons ATGACCTCCCGACTAGCGCCCAGACTACTAGCCTCTGCATCGCAGCTCCTATCATGTTCCAACATCAGACCCGTGCCATTAATCCGacatcaatatcgaaatcgatatcaatccACCGTGTCCACCCCAGACTCCTATAAAATCAACGGTCTCACCTATCCTAAAGATACATATTCCAATATCCCTTCATCGATCCTAGACAAACTAGATCGCAACCTACATCTCCTGCCTTCTCATCCAATATCAATTTTACGTCAGATTGTCGAAGATCATTTCGCAAGCTATACCCCACTAGTACCTTCCTCAGCAGTCGTATCGGTTCATCAAAACTTCGATGAACTTGGTTTCCCACCTGATCATCCTGGACGAAGTCTCACGGATAGCTACTATATAAACAACGAATATATGTTAAGAACGCATACTTCAGCGCATGAAGTTGAAAGTTATAAGAAAGGATTAGATAAATGGTTATTATCTGCTGATGTCTATCGtcgagatgaaattgattcCAGTCATTATCCAGTATTCCATCAAATGGAAGGTACACATATATGGCAGAACGACGACCTACATACTCTCCCTGCACTAAATGCAGAATTagaagaaaggttgaaagagtGTAATATCCTTATAGAAGATGAAACGACAATATCACCTTCTAATCCTTATCAACCTCACCATGATCCCATCCATGCCGAACAAATTACGAAACACCTGAAACATTCTTTAAATTCTTTGATTTTTAGATTATTCGGTCATCATGCTTCTAAAGCAGGTGCTGAGCCACTGAGAGTCAGGTGGATAGAAGCTTATTTCCCATTCACGACGCCAAGttatgaggttgaggtgtacTGGAATGGTCAATGGTTGGAATTGTTGGGTTGTGGAGTGGTCATGCAGAAGACATTGGATCTATCGG GCGTCTCAAACAAATCCGGCTGGGCATTCGGACTAGGTCTCGAGCGACTTTCGATGGTCTTATTCTCCATACCTGACATCCGACTATTCTGGACTTCCGACCCACGATTCTCAACTCAGTTTAAGCAAGGGGAAATATCAACTTTCCAACCTTATAGTAAATATCCACCATGTTATAAAGATATGTCATTCTGGTTACCAACTTCCGTGGATACCTCAGCGAAAGAGCACGGCGCAGCTGCAGCCGGTGGAAAATTACCTCCAGGTGGAccaggaggagaagggagaaagaagactTTCCATGAGAATGATTATTGTGAGATTGTTAGGGATGTAGCTGGAGATTTGATTGAGAGTGTAACTTTG ATCGACGAATTTACCCATCCCAAGACCAATCGAAAGAGTAAATGTTATAGATTGAACTATCGACATATGGATCGAAATTTATCAAACGAAGAAGTCAACGAATTGCAGGAACAGGTACAAAAGAGGGTAGTTCAAGAGATGGGTATCGAAATGAGGtga
- a CDS encoding mitogen-activated protein kinase HOG1: protein MADFVKLSIFGTVFEVTTRYVDLQPVGMGAFGLVCSAKDQLSGTSVAIKKIMKPFSTPVLSKRTYRELKLLKHLRHENIISLSDIFISPLEDIYFVTELLGTDLHRLLTSRPLEKQFIQYFLYQILRGLKYVHSAGVVHRDLKPSNILVNENCDLKICDFGLARIQDPQMTGYVSTRYYRAPEIMLTWQKYDVAVDIWSTGCIFAEMLEGKPLFPGKDHVNQFSIITELLGTPPDDVIQTIASENTLRFVQSLPKREKVPFATKFPNADPLSLDLLEKMLVFDPRTRISAAEGLSHEYLAPYHDPTDEPTAAEVFDWSFNDADLPVDTWKVMMYSEILDFHNLGDISQNEAEGPVVGEVPPAPAS from the exons ATGGCCGATTTTGTTAAATTATCCATTTTCGGTACT GTATTCGAAGTGACCACTCGTTATGTCGACTTGCAACCTGTCGGTATGGGTGCTTTCGGTCTCGTTTG TTCCGCCAAAGATCAACTCTCAGGTACTTCAGTGGCCATCAAGAAAATCATGAAGCCCTTCTCTACGCCCGTGTTGAGTAAGAGGACTTATAGAGAATTGAAATTGCTCAAACATTTGAGACATGAGAAC atcatctcattgAGTGATATCTTTATCTCCCCTCTCGAAGACAT CTACTTCGTCACCGAACTCCTTGGTACCGATTTACAtcgattactcacctctcgaCCGCTCGAAAAGCAATTCATCCAATACTTCTTATACCAGATCCTCCGTGGTCTGAAATACGTTCATTCGGCTGGTGTAGTTCACAGAGATTTGAAACCTTCGAACATCCTTGTTAATGAGAACTGTgatttgaag ATTTGTGATTTCGGTCTCGCCCGTATCCAAGATCCCCAAATGACAGGTTACGTATCGACTCGATACTACCGAGCACCAGAGATCATGTTGACATGGCAAAAGTATGATGTTGCTG TCGATATCTGGAGTACGGGTTGTATCTTTGCTGAGATGTTGGAAGGAAAACCATTGTTCCCTGGAAAAGATC ATGTCAACCAATTCTCCATTATCACCGAATTACTTGGTACCCCTCCTGACGATGTTATCCAAACTATCGCCTCTGAGAAC ACTCTCCGATTCGTACAATCCTTAccaaagagagaaaaagtACCATTCGCTACCAAATTCCCCAATGCCGATCCCCTCTCTCTCGACCTATTAGAAAAGATGCTTGTATTCGACCCTCGAACACGTATTTCAGCTGCCGAGGGTTTATCCCATGAATACCTCGCTCCATACCATGATCCAACCGATGAACCTACCGCCGCCGAAGTGTTCGATTGGTCGTTCAACGATGCTGATCTGCCTGTGGATACCTGGAAGGTCATGATGTATTCTGAGATCTTGG ATTTCCACAATTTGGGTGATATCTCGCAAAACGAAGCTGAAGGTCCGGTAGTTGGTGAAGTACCTCCTGCACCTGCCTCATAA